Part of the Xiphophorus couchianus chromosome 8, X_couchianus-1.0, whole genome shotgun sequence genome is shown below.
taaagctaaaaataaagaaaataaaaaaatctgcgcTTTTACATACAGTCCCTTTaatatgcatgccacactttttggAATGTCATTTgcgaaaaacaacaacaaaaagcccTAAAAACCTTGAAACCATATTgccatttccttccacttcacaaacaTTACTGGTACTTTATTTTGGTCCGTcattcaaaatctgaaaatatttttgagtttttaaaatgcGAAAAAGGTCAATATTCAGgtgaaagagacaaaaaaaagaacaaaaaaaaaaaacttcaacataCAGCTTCACTGAAAGATGGATTGCAATACTTCGGGTGAAATACCATTCAAGCACATGAAGTGCTAAAATCAGCAGAGAGCAAAGACAGCAAGGCAGTCTGAGGGAAGATAAGACATGATGTATCTGCTGGCTGACTCTTGGCATCAGCTGCTCATCTCCTCCTCCGCTTCTTATCTCTCTTTCACGCTCGCCTTGATCTTTCCCTCGTCACATCCACGCAATTGGTCAAGGAAGGAGGCGGTGGGCGACGGGTCCCCACCTCCTCCCTCCACTCCCGTGACACGCTCTGTGGCGGATTGGATGagtatataaaacaaaacaaaaaaaggcagcGCTGACCGCAGAGCAGCTCAGACCTCTCCCAACTTCACTCCCGGTGATTCTGACATGCGTGTTATGGAGCGCACTTTCCGGGAGCAGCTCTTCTTTCTGCTGCTATGTCTGTCCGTCCTCAAGGGAGACTGCAGGTACACCgaggtgagagagagagagagagagagagagagggactttttttttttttttaactttcagatTAAGATATATGTTCAAAACGATGCACGGATGCGTGGTAGAAAtgatctttgttgttgttgttgttgtttttaaattcttgtAGAACAACGACATCTCCAAAGATGAACTCTACTCGCTTTTAAGCTCTGATCTGAGGAGGGAAATACCCGAGCTGTTGACGTATCGCAGACCTTTGCGTaagtttttggaaaaaagtttaaaaaatatatattatttttttttgcattatataaatattaccattattgaaaaagaaaaaaaaaaatcagataaaaatatattggccaaatgtttttatacacGCCGGTACAAGGACTTTGGCTTCGTGTTATATTGTGCATTACAAACGCAGaggattaataataataataatgatttaaaaaaattctataaTAAATTGTAATCTTCCATTTAAATACTCTGTGTGTCTACTAATGAGGCGCGTTCCCTCTCTCTGATTGGCCGTCAGGTTGCCTGGACATGGTGGCCGTGGAGGGTCAGTTCACCTTCACGGCTGAGACCCCCCAGCTCAGCTGCGCAACTTTCTTCATGGCGGAGCCCAACGAGCTGATCAGTGTGGAGTTTGACAGCGTGGACATCGACTGCAGCGGAGGAGACTTCATCACAGTAAGAAGGCAGCGTCCAAAGCATAATGGATGCTTTAATACCCATTAAACATCGTTTTAAgttattttggatgtttatatatggggggggggggggggggggtaggGGGGTGGGTTTAGTTTATATTTTGCAGGCTGTTCTTCGTTTTCTGCAGCCAATCACTGGATAATTTGCTAAGATTagcaacattttctgaaaagctCTTTAGAAGCATTGAGTTAAACCTTCATACCAGACAGCCTCCTCAAAAACAGACTTGTTGGCTCTAGCTGaaagataaaacttttaaaacacttttctcttGCGTACAAGACTGTTCAGCAATATGCCAGTTCCTAAAGGAGCTCCACCCATCACTGTTACCGAGGTAACGTCGCCTAAAGCAGCAGGTCATCTAAGCAGCTGCCCACGCACTAGCCACCGGAGCAGATAGCTTGACTAATTAGCCAGCTAATATTAGCTTCTCATACTCCCGGAGTTCataggtaaaacatttttttgcagttgGTTGAGTGTGATTCTACTACACAACttaacaagtatttttgcttAAGTCTACACaggagaataaaaaacaaacaataaatagcttttatttgtatcagttatttaaaacaaatgaataaatgttgtACGCTAGCAGAATAGTTGCTGCTTTctgctttaaatgaaaaaaagctcctgttacagattttgttttcaaattatttatgtcGATATTATACTAGAAATTCACCAATGTGAAAATGTGGGTCGATATCGATATCCAATATTTATCATCCGATATTATTACTGCTCTTATATATACTATCTTTTTGACACCTCAAAAAAAATGACTACTTTGCTTCAGTTAAATTTCCCCCAATCCTGTGCTGCATCACTAGCagtgtcacatgaccaaacaaatattGTTAATTTCCAGAAATGAACGGAATCAAGACGGAAACAAATACCGATTGTTAATATCAACCCAGTTTTAATTATCGGCCCGATatgtcaaaaaatgacaaatatcacCGAATGCGACATTGGTGCCGACATATCGTGCATCCCTAATTTTTATTCTAGCTTATTTAGCCcagagctattttttttttttttacattttgtccattttatGTAAAGCTCTGTTTCTGCGCTGCTTTAAGTAAAAATCGTCTCTTTTTGTGTGCTACCCTGTCCTGCGAAGACGTTTGACGGCTGGGTGATGAAGGGCGAGAAGTTCCCCAGCTCCCAGGACCACCCGCTGCCTCTGTACGAGCGCTACGTGAACTACTGCGACTCGGGAACCGCGAGGAAAAGCCTGCGCTCCTCCCAGAACGTGGCCATGGTCTTCTTCCGCGTCCACGGCGCCGGCAGCAGCTTCGCAATGACGGTCAGGAAGCACGTCAACCCCTTTCGTGAGTATCACTCAGAAAGAATCTCCTAAAGCGAAAGAACGCCCGTGCACGTAAACGAATCGGCATGTCTGCTGAAGGCCCGTTTGAGCTACTGTGTGAGAAATGAagactaaaaaacaaagacCCTCCTTTGTCATGAGGTGCAAACACATCGTTTGCTCAGTGCATCCATCCAGCATGTATCTAATGTTTGGATCCGTCTCTGTCTCCCTGCAGCCTGCAATGTCATGTCACAGTCACCAGAGGGCAGTTACACAATGGTGACGCCGCAGCAGcacagaaactgcagcttctCCATCATTTATCCAGTGGCAATCGACATCTCAGAGTTCAGCCTGGGACACCACAGCAACTTCCCTAcggtaaataaaataagacaaaatacattaaagatgcAGAAGGGTTGGATTCGAACTCCTGACTCTGGAAGTTTAAAAGCCTAATTCAGACTTTAACATAAttgaacagtttattttatgttatttatgtaCCACAGCATGCGGCCACAGCGGAGTGTGGATTACATCAGGCTGTTAACTTTGCAGCAAAACGttactgttcctttaaaactgGAGGTGGTCTATTTCTCACCTcatgtcctttaaaaaaacccactgtGAAGTCAGGTCTTGTTCACACTTAGCtgggtttttattaaaattaatatctCAATCACATCGCCTTAAAAAACTATCGTACACACGGGGTCGGATTCAGAGAAGGAACTCGCCCAAATTTGCCGCTGAgcgttgttttaaacatgccaaacccacagggggcagtgtagcacAAAGCTGTACAActatgtcagccaatcagaatccttcaaaaaaaaacttttgagaGTTTTCTCAAATCTCCACATTGGTCGTAGTTTTCATAAATAATCGCTTTTAGTGATATTAAATAGAGTTTTTGTGTGGATGGAGACCAAAGtgcacaaaaatgtatttgtcttgGACTCTTTCTAGTTAGTTATATTAGCTTGTTATGgtagtgttaaatgttttttttttttttagcttgttcTACGGTTAAAAAGCAGCTAATATTTTCCCCTGCATTACGTAACTCTCTTTGCATCTGAATTTAGTTTAAATCTATAAACATTCACGGAGTTTAAAGCAAGAGCTAGTCAGGGAGGGACAAAACCAAATCCAACCTAAAGCATTTTATAGCAGTTAATGCACTGAATGTAGTGACACTGACAATGAACGGGTTTCAACAGAGAAACCAAGATGGCGATTGGAGGCAGTGTAACcgtctgattttaaattaaaggcattttaaagctgcagtgatTTCTTTGACTGCTGCCTTACTTTTCTATCAAGCAGTTCTCTGTTTCACACAGGACGACCAGTGGTGGCGCTCTGCCTCCAGCCTCCGTTTCCCATGCGACTAATCTGCTTTGTAAATTTCCACCCAATGCAAGCGGCGCAGGACTCAGGAAAGAGCGCTCACATAACCCACTGGGACATTTTTCAGATTGGTATTTCCACTCTGCTTTGGTGTCTGTGCAAAGCTTTTCAAAGCAGCATTATTCATAAATTCACTAATATTCAAAGAGTAGAATCGCTTATAGCAGCAATGTTTCTAAGtcaaaagttaaaatatgatttaaatggTAAATCATCACCCATCTGTGAGGCTTTCCATCTCTCTTTttaacatagtttttttttttctaaaggcaATCTTAAGGTTAGCTGTGAATTGTGTTGTGAATGCCACAGACTAACAAACCGTAGATCTAGTTAGAAACATGCTGAAACTAAAGCAATGACTAAATAGGAGCACTTCATTTCAAAGCTCCTTTTTCACCTTTTCTCCGTCTTTATTTCATAATTGCACTGAGAGATTGGTGATGGACTTCGACTTGGTTGAATTCTCCCCCCCGATGGATCGGCCACAAATCCCCGGAACCCGATCtagattttactttattttttttcccaatatcgggaccgatacagatattaatatcaggtCGGCGCGTCCCTAAGCTGAGCCGAATTGAATTAAGCTGAAATTGTCACATTTCTGTGTGCTGATTTCCACAGAGATCCTTACCTAGTTGTGCAGAGTCCGGGGATTACGtgcagctgctgggaggaagtgGCATCGACACGTCCAAACTGCTTCCCATCACAGACCTCTGCATCTCCTTCACTGGACCCAGTAAGCACACTCTTCCTTCCCTCACTAAATTGCCATTATCTGCGTTTCCGTTGGCCgtataattgtgcaatttgacatttttaaaaatacattgccttaatggaaacacggcaattttgaaACGTTTTGGCGCCAGcatgaggtggtttttcggcCCTGTCGAAATTTTCTTCGCATCACACATGATCGACAAccggatgtttttgtttttttaacgatttatcatgtgaacaagcttattcacatgtgattctAACTGCACGGAGACACCACAATTACGAAATtggtgggatttttttcccctgacaTTAACGTCTTGCACACGCGTGTAACGGAAACGCAGCTGATGTGACATCGTCGCTGACCTCGCTCAGACCTAACGCGCATCATCGCTCCTTCCTCTCCCCGCCCACGCAGCCCACATGAAGATCGGCTGCGACAACACGGTGGTGAGGACGGTGTCCAGCGGGCGGTTCGTCAGCCGCGTGTCTTTCAGCTACAGGCTGCTGGACAGCCAGGAGCTACAGACGATCAAACTCAACAACGTGGAAGATTTCTGTTTCAACAACTGACCCCAGCAGGGTCACGATGTGACACATGCGTCATTTGTCTGCCAAACATTTCTAAagtcacttcttttttttttttgtcctcatcCAGACTAAATTCCAAGGAGactgaagtaaaaatgaaaactaataaatatCCTAAGGCTACGGCATTTACTGGCATTTTGAATTCATTCCCGCTCCACATGCtctcattttaatgttttttttattttttatgtctcgTTGTTGTAGCATCTCAACTGTcgtttttatttaatgctttGTTTATAACGTGTATTTATTATTGACATGggattattgttatttattattgtgataaagttACTTGTGATTCTTGAAGATGAATGGTGCTAAAATGAGCGTTGTGTCTGTTCTGTTTGTGCGAGCGTGCCGACTCAATTCATGTGATgcagaaagtaaataaaagaaatgtgagTATCTGGTGCCGTTATGCAGTTAAATTTGGttaaaccccccccaaaaacaaacacttttgtaataaatttatACTGCATGGCAAAGCATTTAATGGTGGCTGTCTTATTTCAGTTGGCACAAAATATTAGGCTTAGTAAGAACAGCAATAAAGCAATCAAAAAATTTCAGTTCAATTGCAAAAACAATGATTATTTCCGCATCAACTTTTGTAAAGATCAGAAGTAAATCTGTGCAGCGCAGCATTCCTTACTAAAAGTTATTGAACGTAGCTGAAAGGAAACTTTATGTGATGCAAGGGCAATATCATCAGCATAATGAGTGATGGATAGTAACATATagataattatttcataaatcCTCAGATATAATTCAGGCTCACAACTACTAAAGCGATACACCAtacaaatgacaacaaagatgatgtattttcttaaagtttttcaacatttttcttttttcatttctacaAAGTTAGTGGTTGTGGTTCAAGGCGTTTTGTTTTACGGCTGTCCGTGCTTCTGTTCCGGTAGCGTTTCCGACCTGTTCAGTGTCACATCTTTGGAATTTCGtcatttttcttgcaaatttcgCCTTCACCTTCAACATGTGACGTCGTTCAGTGTTTAAAGGTACAAGACCACGGTTCACCTTGACCTCATGTCCTGACCTCGTGGGGTTTTGGAGagcaaaatatttccaaaacgCTCAAACAAAAGCGTTCTAAATTtggaaatagaaaaagaaaaacattctctTAGGATGAATGGATGGCGAGCGGCTTTCATTGTTCATAGTCAAAGGTCCTCCTGCACAGTTGCATTATTTTATGCATCCCTTATCTGGAACACCTGGAGGCCCTTAACATTGCATTTGCTCAAACTGTTTGACAAAAGCATCGAAACGAAGGCAATTTAATGGTCACTGACCTCAGAGACAATGCAATTCTTAGAAAAAATAGTAGATTATCATTTTTTGATTGTGCAGAATTTCCAGCAGACGTCTAATTATTTGCGTTCTTCGACGGAAATACATGAATAATTGATGAAAAGGACAGACGCGGTTTAAGCATCAGCCTCTATGTTGTGTTGCCGCTAAAGTCTTCTCCAGGTCTCCAGGGAGCTTCTCCTGCTGCAACGTTTCCTCCTGCGACGATGAACAATGTCGCCGTCACCGTTGACCGTTTCTGCCACATCGTTGCCTCCCACTGTGACAGCAGGTGAAAGCAGGAGGTGATCTCCGACCAGAGGAGGCCGACACGGCGCAAGTCCTGCAGGAACATTATCTTTGATAGACACCTGCAGCCGCGGTTCGGGATGAACGGCATGAAACAAACGGCTTTGTGACGCTGTAAAACTCCCCTCTCCTGGTCCTGACGTAAAAATTGAATTTGAGCCGTGTAGCAGACTTAATGCGACGGGAATTATTCCATATTTGACCCCAAACTACCACCTTTTCACCTCCATGGCTGCACATATACAAAACATAtcaaatattcttaaaaataaatgttcttaaaaaaaaagattaataccTGATTTTAGGCCACCTTGAAAGCATTggttttagataaataaaaatcatcataaaCTGCACTTTATACGCAttattttggtttcagtttacatattttgttcatatttcagaTTTCAGTAAAGTGCTTTGAAATGAGGACGTTTGTTATGAATAGGAGAAATAAATTGATTTGAATTTCATGAAGAAAtagaagtaaatattttttttacattttaagtgaagtaaaacaaacaaactaaaaggcAAATTCAACTTTTTGCTGTAAGTCATTTGTTAATGTATTTAACCGGCATCATTAATCAAAGTAATCTctatattaaatatgttttttagtagcttgttgttattttacaacaagaataacaacacaaaaactaCAAGTcgtaaaatattttactaatattAGCATACTTACTGATATTAGTAGAAAtattcataatatttttattaatattcaaatttattgaaagtGCATTTTGGGGAGAAAAGAAAGTTCAGTAAAAGgcaatgaaaacataaaaacttgtTTCCTTGTaacactgtttttttcttgttttcttttttttttaaaatacaaacacatctGCATTTCTATAGAATGTTGTTTCATAACAAGGCtattttttccttcagaaagtaaaaaaagaagaagttgtTCCTTCCCACTGTCACCTCTTGTTTACTAACTAGGAGGTGTGTCAGTGACGGTTCAGTGCAGTCTGCTGGTTTCTTTTAGGAGATAACGTTTAAGCAACTATCACTTTATGGATACATATGAATGAATAGGCTCTGATTGGCATAGCTTGTAATTTTAGATAAACTGCGACTAGATTTGATTCCACTGGATGGGATTTCAGAAAATTGtactaaatgaaataaacataaactgaaTTCAATGCAATTTAGCAAAATTGGAGCTCTTTCACATATAAAGTGGTTTGAGATGATGTGTGTGGtataaaaagctgaaatgaatgaaataaaccTAATTCCTGATACTTCCCTTTATGCTCAGTGAGGCGTTCAATGGTCCATTCCGACCGTCAGACAATGGGATTTACTGGTAGCACCCTGCGGTCCGGCCGTTCTATATATAAaagttatttagttatttaaattgTGGCCTAAAGCCGTACATCAGTCACATcttatttactgaaatgttttaattgctgCTGACAGAGCCGTGTTTTAGACTGACAGGTTGCTGTCGGTGACGGTAGTTACACTGAGCTCGGCTGCTGCGCTGCATTTTGAGGAAATGAGGCTTGACATTTGAATCCAGCATCTCTGATGGGAAGATTATCAACAATTTGTCTCTCAGCGTGAACTCTGAACAGATACAGATGCTCGGTGCCGTGCCTCTCGAAATACCACTAGAcacatattcattcatttaataggaacttttacactttaaaaacaagtctttcattgtttttatcactatacatacatgcatatgtaaaaaaataagaataagaatgGTAGGAGGTTTTAGTGTGTTACAGTGAACCTGAGGTATGTTTGGTTGAGTTAAGGTTGGATTAACCAGGAACTGGAGggtcaaaagttatcaaaactaTGTCTGCTTATTGATGTCTTCAAAAATGGTAATAAAAACTtgttctttatgttttgtttggtgAAATAAAGCTTAGTTAACTA
Proteins encoded:
- the crhbp gene encoding corticotropin-releasing factor-binding protein; this translates as MRVMERTFREQLFFLLLCLSVLKGDCRYTENNDISKDELYSLLSSDLRREIPELLTYRRPLRCLDMVAVEGQFTFTAETPQLSCATFFMAEPNELISVEFDSVDIDCSGGDFITTFDGWVMKGEKFPSSQDHPLPLYERYVNYCDSGTARKSLRSSQNVAMVFFRVHGAGSSFAMTVRKHVNPFPCNVMSQSPEGSYTMVTPQQHRNCSFSIIYPVAIDISEFSLGHHSNFPTRSLPSCAESGDYVQLLGGSGIDTSKLLPITDLCISFTGPTHMKIGCDNTVVRTVSSGRFVSRVSFSYRLLDSQELQTIKLNNVEDFCFNN